AGAGTCACTTTCCAGTTCTCCAGCATTTGTCAGTCCATCTCTCTGGTGACTGATCTTCATTCTTTTACAAGTTGGCCGAACTCTGTATTTCAAAGGAAGTGGGCCATTCTATAAAgttaaaaggtaaaagaaaaatcaCTCTCAAATCTTTATATGCATTTGGCCAACATAAGCTAAGGGTAGAGAGCTACTTACTCTTCTCCAGGTATAAATGTAGGCAATGTCCATTAGTGTATAGTAATCCTTTAAAGGTTCCTCTTCATACATGACATCAATCTATTGAAGTATATTTCATGTATTTAGTGATAAAAAGACAAacttgtttgtttctgtcatCTAAATATAATCCAAAATGCTTTTAAAAGCTTCTTCACCAGTTATTTTAAGAGATATCTTAAACTTAGCCACCAAATTTAAGATTTCTTTATATTGCATTTTAAGGTccagaatgaaaatttaaaaacaatttttaaaactatatataaaatgCATGAAGTAGGTACCTGGAAAGTATTAGGTATGTCCATTTTACTCCTGAGAAACTTCCTCAAGTGCATCACAGTCATTGCTGCTGGGCATCGTAAGTATCTTTTATCATTCACCTagaagcacatttttaaaactaattttttccCAATTCTTAATTGCCTAGACATGATAAAAGGTACTAATATTCACACCAAAATGCAACAAAACTCTCAACTAGCTATATTTTGAATTTACTATTAAAAATACTACATCAACAAATTCCCAACACCATTTGGCCATTTAACAGCATCATATGACTATCATAAAGGACAGCATAAAATGAAGAACCCAAAGTCCCCTGGTGTTTTGTAATGTGGACATACCTCCTCTTTTGACTTCTCTTTGTTTACCTTCCGATCAGATCTAAGAGACAGACAATGACTGGTGAGACAAAGTATCTAATAACCACATTACCATAAAACACATTTCCTGGAGAACTTACCTGTTCTGATCAAAGAACTCAATAGATAAGCTTATTATCTCGTCGTCAGTTATAATTCGCTTATCCTCATCAGCAACCTCTCCTCTGTCTTCATTAGAACCATTGGCAGCTAtaaagacattttgaaatttgattttaaaaactgagtaTTTTGTATGTAAGAGGATAGAAAGGATAATTTTGAGTAGACACAATTACTAAATAGATTTTCTTTCTCCCCAAAATAGATTTTTGTCCCACAAAAGTTTACCATCAGCTGAAGGATGAGCTGCATAAAAAtccctcctccttttcatttcatcTGAAAGATGTAAGAAGGGGAAATACAGAAATTTGGTACAACAGGTaaaacaacaatttttaaaaattcatttaatcaAGGTACTTACTTTTGAAAAGCCCTGGAACTAACTTGTATACAATGTCTTGAAGAGTTTTATCTGACCTGAAAAAGAGTAAGAATCAATTAATACAGCAAAACTAGAAATGTTAAGTTTTTGGTATTTTTGGTGTggttattttattaattgtgaTACAGTGTAAAGGattgaaaaagaaacagtgaaGTAGTAGTTTTTCAAATCAGCTGATCCTTTATAGTCAATTAGTTCTTCGCCTACAATGAGTCAAGGGAAGTGGGCCTTTCATGTAACTAAATTCACTAATAAGAATACAGAAAAGACTATGGAAGCATTGAAAAATTATTCTTGTCTGTCATTAAGTCAATAATTCAGTTTTAAAGGACAAAAAAGACACCTTAAGAAACTAGAATAATACTGAGCTTTGTCTAAATAAACATAGTTATCATTAAGATGGCAAGAAATTAAAGTTCTATCCCCTATAAAGCATATATATATCAGGTTAAGACTCAAGACTTCAAAGCAAAAACAGGGATGCCTTCCCTGCTTGTGAATTATGCAATACCAACAACAATTACCACCAAGAAATGTCAGCATTTCCCTACCTTATATTCAGTAGTGGTCTAGTTTTGTGAACTTGGACATCACAGATAGGACAATACTTGCTGGTCTCCAAGTAACGTACAATACATGTTTTACAAACTATAAAGAGGAACATTAAAAGTTTTTGTAAGTTTAGAAAAATAGAGGTTCAAGCATCAATAGTATCAGAACTGAAAATTCAAGGATGGGAAATGACAAAGGTATTTCcccaaattaaaaagtgaaaccaATTAATACCCTGAACACTACATACTGCCTAACTGTAACAAAATCAGTAAAAAATCACTACATGTAAAAGAAAGTAAATCCCACAGCTGTGGGATGTGGGAATGTTGCTAGGTCTAACAGCTAGGATGAGCTGTGAACTATAAAGACACAAGAAGGGTAATGTATACTTACAGGAATGTAGACATTCTATTATGGTAGTGGCATCAATGAAGTACCCTCCACAAAGTACACACATGAggtggggatttagctcagtgatcTTGATTCTGGTTGTTCGATGCATTTCTGCTTGATAAAAGTTCCTGCAAGACACAAAAATATTGGCTGTAATCCAAAGAAAGAGAATCAAGATTATCTCCACAACTCTTAAGTAACTGTATACCCTGATGAAACACTGGGTAGTTCATAAAACTCGTTTAACACTATACAGCTGGACTCTCCAAACGTTTTCCACAGAAGGAATTTACTAATGAGATCAGAATAACCTCCACTGAAATGGTGTAAAAGGATCCAACTAAATTTACTCCTGGCCTCTCAGGTCATTCCGGGAGTGAGATGAAAAGGTCTGAATTGGGGGCTGGGAGCTGAGTGGATTCAggtctctcttcttccatctgtCCTCCAACTCCTCAAACACCATGCAACTCTTCGGACATCATGCAGTCTCCGAAAATATTTACCAGCCACTAGGGCTTGATCTAAGTCTCCGAATTTACTGTGGAATTTCCTGCAGGTCCTCCGGTCAAAAACTTCGGGATTCTTTAGACGGCAACCAAAACCTGGCAGGGCTCGGGGCCCCACAAAGAGAAAGCACTCGGTGCAGGCTCCTGTATCCTTGGCATTTCCGGACTGGGTGCCGAGGACAGAAACACCTCGAGGGCCTCCGTTGAGGCCTGGGAGCCACGGACACGGGCGGGATGGTGAGGGGCGGATCCTGAGGTGCCCCAGGCTAGGTCTTGCTCCGGATTCGGAACTTGCCTCTGTTGGGGTTTCCATAGCAACTTACACTTACACTTGGCATCCGGCCACCGCTGCAACTCTGCGAGGAGCTGGCCAAGCCGAGCCTCTGCGGGCGTGCGGGGTGGCAGGCGCGGGGGAGGGGTGGGGCGGGGCGTAGGGTGCGGATCTTCGGGTGACCGCCACCGCAGTCCCAGCCCCAAAGAGTACACAGGCCATTCCAGACTCTCCCGGTCGCTTCCACGTCCACTGAGAGGGAAAAGCTACTTTCTTATCTTGcctgtttctgtctgtcctgtTAGCAATCGCTTGGTCAGAAATTTCACTTAGAGATCTTTTTGAGAATTGCCAACTGTGCACTTAACCTCAACCCAGCAAGGCTCGAGTTGCAGCGACGTTTATTGAACTGAATTTTTAAGGCTACCTTCTCTAGCAAGTCCTCCAGTAGATTAGATTAGCCATGCAAAGTTTTTGAAAGGACTAAATATTGAAGTCTGTTTTacaagaggagaaggaggggcaAACTTTCATTTGAATAAACTACACTgcaggcaaaaaagaaaagaaaagaaaagaaaaaagctactTTAGTGTGTAGGATAGTGTCAAAATGTAAAAAGCCATGTGACCAGCCCATTCCCAAAGCTAAATGCAGGGTAAAgattggggagggagggggcaaATGTAATTTTCTCGCCTAACTTCCATACAATACTCACTAGATGAAATGGTACCTTTGGAACTGTCAGCAACACCACACCAGAAAGTAATCAGGAAGTCAATTACCTACCACCTAGTGTACTGCTGTGGGATGTAGCTTCAATTACTACCTTTTCATCCATTAGACTTCTAACCAAGGCTGACCTTCTACACCTGACTGAACTACATTCTCAAAGGTGTCCTTAATGGGAATCTAGGAACTTGCATTTGTAATAATAAAGGGGGCTTTAATTTTAAGGAGATTTTAATACAGTCGAGGGAAATAACAACTAGCATACCCCAACGGCAAGAAGTAAGAGCTGCTAGTACTAAAAGATGGCCCAAatggatgtggctcagtggcagccAGTGACTTCAACCAGAGAACATCTTTGGATTGATTGCGTGTTAAGAATATTGTCAACAAATTGCATTAATCTGAGTAGAGTAGTAGAGGGGCTGTAGATGGAATCATGTGTCTGAAGAGGAGCAAGATCCAAATTCAACCATACTTAGTGATCAAGGACCACCTTGTCTGATGCTTAAAGGGAACTCTCCTGGTGAAACCACAGGATCTTTCCTAGAAAGATGGTCAGTGAGCTTGACACTCTGCCTAGCAAAGAAACCATATCCTACTCACATCACCCATCATGAAGTTCACAAAGGGCTCTGCCTTCTCCCCACTGTATTATAGAAGGCACATTCTATGACATAAGTGCAAATACCAACTCAAAGAGGACTCAAGCCTCAACAGAAGGTGATCACCAGTTATCTTTGAACATTTCAGTCCCATGGACTTGACTAAAGCCTCTCAAATTCACCTCAAACTGGAATTCACACAACTCTCCTACCTTAGTTGAAAATAATTTGGCCCCTTTAAGCATTCATAATGCTAATTATCATTTTGTAATTTACACAAACAGCAATTCTTCATCATTTTATCCTATTGGATAGTACTATCAACCTAATAAATACTTTCTGAAATGCTTGGTAAAACCTAAGAAACAATCTCTTGCACCACAGAAACTACTTGTACCAGTAAAATACAACAAGCATACAACGTTGAAAATACTCAATAGTTAAAACATGCCTTTATAGCTTACTCAGTTGGGAGCTGTCAGTTTTTAGTTGGAGGCCTAACACCAGTAAGGTCAAAATGATGGAAAACAGAAGCAAGCTCTTATGTTAACAATCAGCTTGACGACTGCAACCtaagaaatgcaaatgaactCCATAATCCCACTTGGGCTCTCTGCTCAAATGCTAGGATGGGTAAAGTTGGGGGTGACTTGACTCATGGGGAGAACTTGCCTATCTGGACACTTACCATATATCCAagagctcagtagtagagcattaATGGACTTATCAAATACATCTAAAAGCTTACTTGAGTTACAAAAGTTTGTATGTAACTATATTTGAGTGtctacacatgcatatacaatcTTTAATACAGCTTTAAAGATATTATTACGAGTATAATTTGCCTTGGTAGGTTATGTCAAATACTACACTTTCATAGGAGATATAAAGAAATAATCTgggtaaaaaaaataattttacttagGAAAAACAAATCAACCTCTGAAAGATTCTCCTTAGCCTGTCACTAGTCTATTTAAGACCTAAATGTTACTATATAGTGTCATAACTTGGTTACACTCATGCCGTCAACAATTTACATCCTTTAGTATCAGGTCTTTACTACGTTTTACAACGTGTTTccagaggtgtgtgtgggggagggattCCTACAAAAATAGGTTGAGCTAACATCATACATCTGCATTTGGGTAAATATGCCCGGAATTTTGCCTACTTTAAGGGAAGGGGTTAACGCTCAATTCTCTTTCAGATATTGAACCGTGACCACTAAGCCCACTAAATCCTTTTATTGCAATTGGGAATGATCAAAGTCTCTCTCCTTGTTTATTTCCAATTATTAACTGTAAAGCTCTGGGGAAAAGATCATGCTCCAGCGCTGTCAAATCCAAACGACTACGTAAACATAAGCAATCAATGCGTTAGTACTCCTTCCCCAAAGCATCCCCCTTACTACATGCCCTATGCTGACATTTAGCGAAATCTATAAAACGCAGTGGACCTAAGTCACGAGTCTCTGCGCATCCCACAGAATAGGGGAAAGTTGTAGTGTCTtcgaaggaaaagaagaaaaaggggggaaaggagtagacagagaaagagagcctTCAGCAAGGCTAACGACCAGCCACCGTCTTCACGCCAAAACAAAGCTCTAAATTTGGAATGCCCACCTCCTGGAGAGCTCGCCCCAAGCACGTATAGAACCCCTGCCCACGACTCCCAACAAATACCACCTTGAAAACTTTACCCTTTCCAACACAAATGCACAAGACCTTGGAAACAACTGGGAACCGCCATCTTACCAGCCATCCAATTTCACACAAGTGTCCCTCCAACTTAAGTTAATAACATTTTTGTCCGGGCTCCCCGCAGCCTAACACCCACCTCATCGGGATCGCTGCCCTCCATAGTACCCGTCCCTATAAAATGGGGGCGTTCCCTGGAGGTTCAAAGACCTCCAGAGCCCTTTCTTCGGGAGAGGAGGGAAGCCACTGGACCCAGGCAGCGCCCGATCTCAGGATCCCGTCCCCATTTCAGCAAAGTCTACCTCTCAACAAAGGGCGCAGCGGCCGCGGGAGCCGCGCAGGCTGAAGACACAAGTGCCGCTCTCGGGGACCATGTGCGGCGCGAGGGTGCCGGGGGGCGCTCGGGGGAGCGGGCAACTAAAACGTGGGGCGGCGCGGCGCGGCCGGGCGCGGGCGGCGGCTGGAGCGGCTGGAGCGCGGCCGGGCGGCGCTGGTGCGGGCTGCGGGGCGTCCGGCGCCGCGGGAGGTGGCGGGCGCGCGCGGGCGCGGGGCGCGGGCCGGTTGCCCACGCTGTCAGCTCCGCCGCCCCCCCACGCCGCCCCGACCCCCACCAGTCCCCGGCCACGGCCCGCCGGCGCCTCGCCTCCTACGTACCCGGAAAGAGCGGCCGGCGCGAGGCGATCGGAGCGGGCGGAAAAGACAATGAAAGTTAAAAGTCGTTCAGCAGAAAATGAATGCGAGCCAAGCGGCCATCTTGGAGCAAGCTGCCGCCGCCGCTGTCAATGGGCACCGAGCGCCGCCGAGAGCAGCCGCGGCCGCCGCGCTCGGCTCATGCCGCTCCCCCGCCGGCCTCCTGGTCGCGCGCTGCGGCCTCCTCCTCCCGCGCGGCCTCCTCCGCCTCCGCGCGGCCTCCGCCGCCGCCTCCTCAGGGCCTCTCCTCCTCCTCGGCGTAGCCGCCGCCTCCCGGCCGCGCTCGGGGGAGGGCGCGCGGAGGGGCCGAGCCGTATTATTCTGCGGGGCTGGGAGGTGTTGCTAAGCCGGCGCGGGGCTCCCTCGCCAACCTCCCCATTGTCTCGCCCGGTCTCTGCCTTTAATACTACGATTATTATTTCAGACTCGCGTGGGGGAGGCGGGGGGCGCCGAGTGTGCGTGCGGGcggggaggcggggagggaggaaggatgaggaggggaggggagggtggaaaAAAATGCACCGCTGAAGGCAGAGTGGAAACTGACACCGGCTCCAAAATGGCTCGGAGTCCGCccgccccctccccccgccccgccGGGTCACGTGCTCCCCTCATTCCTTAAGGGCGGCCTGGGAATTAGTGTCGGTGTAGTCGGGCCCGTGGCCGCCCCCTCCCCTGCGCGCCGCGCGCCCAGCCCCCTCCCCTCGCTGCGCGCCGCGGCCGCGGTGGCGGCGGCATTTCTCCACAGCGCCACACGCCGCCCTCTCGGCGCGGCCCGCTCGGCCCCGCAcgccgccccgccccgcccccaccATGTCTCCCGCTCGCGCACACACGTCCGCGGGGCCCGCCGCCGGGGGCGCCCGGCCGCTGCCCCCGCCGAACCTGCGCCGAGCCAGGCCCGCGGAAACAACAGCGGCCGCCCCGCCCGCTGGCGGCCGGGAAGAGGCGCGCGCGGGTAGCAGCCGGGCTGGCTCCGCGCGCAGGGTCGGGCGGGCGGGCGAGCGGCGGGGCGGGCGGCGCGGGCGCAGGTAACGGGCCATTCCGGCCGGGAGCGCGGCTCCCCGCACACCTTTCCTGTGGCGCTAAACCCGGGTGATGCAGGCGTCCGAGCCAGCGCCGCTGGGATCTGCTTTGCACACACACAGTCGTCATTCACACACAAACTCCAAACAGAATACCGCCCTTCATGTGGGAACACCACCTTATTTATTCAGGGTACGATACTTTGATAGGGCTTGAAAACGCTCCAAAAGAAGGAATGTATAGTGAATACTGAAAATTCAAATGCTTAAGAGTTTCCCTCTTAACCATTTCACATGTGTAAAAAAAGTGTCAAAAATTGATGGGTGGCATAAATTCGAGAGGGAGCTCTTTTTCTCCTGAAAATGACATCCAACTCGCACGGTCCTGCAGGAGGCAAAGCGCGTCTGGTTTTCCTCTAGGCTCGTGGGGTCCCAAGTTACAACTGAGTTGCTCTTTCCAGGCTTTTTGAGGCATCCTTAAGTTTTCCCACCAAGTCCTAAAAAGATGTACAACTCATGTCACAATTTTGGGATACAAGTAAAGAAGCACCCAACTTGAAGGCAGTTGCAAGAAACAACGTCGGAAGAACTCCTAACGAGTCCAAAACTAAAGGGGATTTTAACCGTTGGCAAATCATTATCAAAGAAGCGCTTCCCCTACAGGATCTTGTCTTCGAATCAGCTATTCAAGTTCTAATTAAAAGGCAATATCTAAATCAAGTCTCAACTTCTCTAGGAAAGGTTATAATTCACACATCTTCtaactttttaaagtttcataAATATTTACACTGAAATGACTGCAGATGTTTTTGGAACACTCACTTTCATCCAAATTTTCAGGGAtgatcttcattttatttaattggtAAGAAATAAATTCGTTGCCAAATCCATCAATCAACAAAATTTTCAATTTCTTCAGTTTTACATTGACAATATAAACAGTATTAGGAACTTATGTGACTTTCCCTTTACAGAGTAACACTACTGCTTAAAAATACAACTTTGGAAGATTAATTTGTGAAAGGCATTTTTAAATCCTTGCTCTCACTTTTGCTCAGTTTTACTGAATCAGATGTATGATAAATTGAAGGAAACTGAGCACAACATTTCAGAAGTATGTTTTAATCAGAGAAAACAGCAAGTGCAGGCTACTGGAAATAGTAATGATCTTACTTTTGAAAGTGAAGTCTATGTTAAATTTCTGCTTCTATTCTCCCTTTGCCATTAAATCCTGAACCAACCTTCATTATCTGATGATAGACAGATTACAATTCTCAAACAGAAAGAAGCATATTCAAAGACCCTAGTACTGTACCTGTAACTGTTCCATGTTGCAGCTAAAACTAATCTCTGGGTAGGACTGGGAATCACTGttctatggaagaaaaaaaaatgctgcttatTTGAATCAAAGAAATGAGAATTTTGTTACACATTTCATTTTTAGTCAAGAATCTATACATACCTCTACATTTAAGGTCACCAAATATCCAGGTTGGTACATCTTATGAAGTTGATTAGtctaaaacaacacaaaacaccaGTCtttaacctaaaaaaaaaaaattccctaaaCCCCTCTAAGTCTGTTAAACTTTACCTTTATCTGATATTCCAAGCGCCAAGACACATCAGTTATATGAGGGAGAGATCTGCCTATACTGAAAGACAATGATAGTTTTGTAATACCTACAGAAAAACTTTCAGTATCTACTAAATGATGTCTCTCTTCAACTCACTTCACTCCACTCTGAACTTTAAAGTACTATTGAACTTCATCTTCAGGTTCAAAAGAGTAAAAGCATCCTAAGATTATGTCAAGCTCTATCTTTAAAAACATCAGCTTAACTTCAATTGTTCCACATGCCCTTTGGCCCTTTTATTTTGGGTCAGGATCCCAGGTTTTTTGGTCCTGTTTTGTTTCACACCAGCAAGCTCCATTCATTACCCACAAGTGAAAAGTGCCCCAGCTTGACACCTAATACAGTACCTACCTTCCCAGTAGGATTTCAAGAGAATTCTTATTATtctgggaaagggggaaaaaagaaagaaagaaagaaaacacatttttgcaAACAGACTAAGGGAAAAGGGGACTAATtgttaatttaaaagtttaaagtaaGTAACCTGATACTCTGTACAAAATATTTCTATCCGATCTTGGTCAAATTTACAGTCTTCTAGGTAGGTGCTGTAGGAGGGGAGGGTAAACAAAGGTTTAGTCTCtatctttaaaaactgaaattacaATCACAAAGATACCACTTACAAATAAATGGGCGTTTAAATAAAGCCTGTACCTTAGAGTAGATCTGTCAACTCGGTgctttcctgcctccaggatgtAAGTTGCAGCTGCTGCATGACAATGCTTTAAAACCACTGGGTCGATATGTTTCAAGCCAGGGTgatctaaaataaattaattgctAATTATTACAAATTCTTTAGACCCCTGTTCCTAAGAGGGATATTTTGGCTTGAGTAAAACTTCCtttcaaaaaagataaaaaaatgcAAGTGCAAATGAATGAGATGAACAAGGTCAACtgcaaaacaataaagagaataCATCAATAATCTACTGTCAATCTCTTTTCAAttaccttcttttatttttgtcttaataatttttaagaataccAGGCTTCAAAGAAAAGGGGGCAGTGGTTACTTGGATGGGctgaaagcaaaggagaaactgaAGACAAATAGTTTACACAGtgtaaatttcaaaatgaacaactttcaaaaaattacattttagaaTAATTGGCTCCTTGGACATAATTACATCAAGGAAGCTTGACGGGAGGGACACACATTCGAAGATACAATAGAAATTTCAAAATCGCACTagtttacttacacacacacacacacacacacacacacacacacacacacacaccccgctcCGAGATTAGCCCAGGTGGTGGTTACTATTTTTTGCTTGAAGAACAGCTTCCACTTTCATACTTTTTGTTCGAGTGTCAATGAAACCCGGGGCAAGGGGGTGGGGTTAGGAAGACACCGACACAACCAAAGGTCTGAATTGTGTTGATATTTTTAAGGCAATTATCTAGAAGTGATTTGTCTTCAAGTACGCTCTTAATCCATAATGACAACTGCATTCTGTGACCAGACAGACATTCAAAACTGCCTCTCTTCCTGGTAACCGCTGCAGAACAAAACACTATGCGCCCTACTTAAAGGTTCTGGGAGAAGAACCTGGATTTAACACACGAAACGTCAGTGTTGGAGTGATCACAGGATCCGAAGGTGTTCTCTAGGGTGGAAAATGTCAATGCTATTTGACCCAGCCGAAATAGACCCTTTTCAATCCCCTCTAGTCCAGTCGAGGGAGCTTGAATCACAGGACCTCCCCAGTTGAAGTCCAAGTGTCAAAACAGCCGCAGCCTACGAGAAGGCTGAAAACCCCACACATTTAGGCCACAAACAAGACTTGAACGCGGCTTTACAAAGGAACAAAGAGACTGGCAGGAAAACCAGGCCAAGAGCGTGGAGCTGGCCGCGTGCAGGTGCCCTGCAGGGGCAGAACGGCGCTCAGGGCCCGCTCGGGTCCCCACACTCGGGGCCGAGCGCTGGGCGAAGCCGGGGGACTTGCCCCGGCCGGGGCTGTGCC
The DNA window shown above is from Cricetulus griseus strain 17A/GY chromosome 3, alternate assembly CriGri-PICRH-1.0, whole genome shotgun sequence and carries:
- the LOC100754672 gene encoding polycomb complex protein BMI-1 isoform X3, coding for MHRTTRIKITELNPHLMCVLCGGYFIDATTIIECLHSFCKTCIVRYLETSKYCPICDVQVHKTRPLLNIRSDKTLQDIVYKLVPGLFKNEMKRRRDFYAAHPSADAANGSNEDRGEVADEDKRIITDDEIISLSIEFFDQNRSDRKVNKEKSKEEVNDKRYLRCPAAMTVMHLRKFLRSKMDIPNTFQIDVMYEEEPLKDYYTLMDIAYIYTWRRNGPLPLKYRVRPTCKRMKISHQRDGLTNAGELESDSGSDKANSPAGGVPSTSSCLPSPSTPVQSPHPQFPHISSTMNGTSSSPSGNHQSSFASRPRKSSINGSSATSSG
- the LOC100754672 gene encoding COMM domain-containing protein 3 isoform X4 produces the protein MELSEYVQRGFQRLADPGSFDSNAFALLLRAAFQSLLDARADEAALDHPGLKHIDPVVLKHCHAAAATYILEAGKHRVDRSTLSTYLEDCKFDQDRIEIFCTEYQNNKNSLEILLGSIGRSLPHITDVSWRLEYQIKTNQLHKMYQPGYLVTLNVENSDSQSYPEISFSCNMEQLQDLVGKLKDASKSLERATQL